From Rhododendron vialii isolate Sample 1 chromosome 10a, ASM3025357v1, the proteins below share one genomic window:
- the LOC131302398 gene encoding GPI ethanolamine phosphate transferase 2 isoform X4 — MQRMSSLTCTKLTLCTVSAILLQVIGLSLFVLGFFPVKPTLSGFSGPESFQPPGCDSVEDPNVSNLHPDQLKSLYQELYEIPPSFDRLVLMVIDGLPAEFVLGRDDRPPSMVMKEVMPYTQSLLASGMAFGYHARAAPPTVTMPRLKQAMVSGAIGGFLDVAFNFNTQALLDDNLIRQFFNIGWQMVMLGDETWLKLFPGLFTRHDGVSSFYVKDTVQVDYNVSRHLGDELNRTDWNLLILHYLGLDHVGHNGGRSSVFMDSKVKEMDEVIKMIHLSTKQFQDNDQGRTLLMVASDHGMTENGNHGGSSYEETDSLVLLVGLKPKASDYPLVTRSMIHQVDIAPTLALLFGVPIPKNNVGMMIAEAFDSLTDDQQLRILELNSWQLLRLLQVQIPGLSCGSLSCDVLSNDQWPGITECNGSYEEMLCCLFANAVVLHKSWKSKRISRSNSGDEYHMTVLAYDNFLGAASKWLSGRATYKPAGVLIAGVAAMVFSCLVFIGLLFRLDQEVYPCKVRHLSDVKDIVLKCHFDETYVLAIIFILVLSMGSSSMVEEEQYIWHFLTSTFYLVLLRKAVQSLIARTRQNLFSLIKEQNRSSYIQVSSIILILITGRIMRGWHQGGVNWAHLPDISKWLEQAGRCYVKSIQLVSWVLIMSLGVYSLFSLQSKKYSAMVIGLTFLVPGALVMQHIIEYQDTSFAASSSGSNSTVQIIYTLLGVSTLGTFFGVPWLMPVPSPKILSVHTGSLSSNFLADLRMKFLVVGFRDSIYVIGWAYIHYWCLLQLLLQQPTNSMPVLFLLVQILASMYYCSKGGIYLKQWVEVAGLYYLGLAGHFALGHFKPLHIAFWHLNVHNHLCISHASAS, encoded by the exons ATGCAGAGAATGTCCTCACTAACGTGCACGAAACTAACCTTGTGCACTGTATCAGCAATCCTCCTACAAGTCATCGGTCTCTCACTCTTTGTTCTAGGGTTTTTCCCCGTCAAACCCACTCTCTCCGGTTTCAG TGGCCCGGAGAGCTTTCAACCACCTGGGTGTGATTCAGTTGAAGATCCGAATGTGTCGAATCTGCATCCTGATCAGCTCAAGTCCTTGTACCAG GAGCTATATGAGATCCCCCCTTCATTTGACCGATTAGTCTTGATG GTTATTGATGGTCTTCCAGCAGAGTTTGTGCTTGGAAGGGATGACCGACCTCCTTCCATGGTTATGAAGGAAGTAATGCCATATACGCAGTCGTTGCTGGCTAGTGGAATGGCATTTGGGTACCATGCGAGGGCTGCTCCTCCAACTGTTACGATGCCCCGATTGAAG CAGGCTATGGTGTCGGGGGCAATTGGTGGATTCTTGGATGTGGCTTTCAATTTCAACACACAAGCTCTTTTGGATGACAATCTTATAC GTCAATTCTTTAATATTGGTTGGCAAATGGTGATGCTTGGTGATGAAACATGGCTCAAGTTGTTTCCAGGATTATTCACAAGGCACGATGGAGTTAGTAGTTTCTAT GTTAAGGATACTGTACAAGTGGATTATAATGTTTCTCGGCACTTGGGTGATGAGCTTAACAGGACTGACTGGAATCTTCTG ATTCTTCATTATCTTGGTTTGGATCATGTTGGGCATAATGGGGGACGCAGTAG TGTGTTTATGGACTCAAAAGTTAAGGAGATGGATGAAGTGATCAAGATGATCCACTTGAGCACTAAACAGTTTCAAGACAATGATCAAGGGCGGACGCTTCTG ATGGTGGCTAGTGATCATGGCATGACTGAAAATGGTAATCATGGGGGGTCTTCATATGAGGAGACTGACTCCTTGGTGCTTCTTGTTGGTCTGAAACCTAAAGCCTCTGATTATCCGTTAGTAACCCGTAGCATGATTCACCAG gTTGATATTGCTCCTACACTAGCCCTTCTTTTTGGTGTGCCTATTCCAAAGAACAATGTTGGAATGATGATTGCAGAAGCTTTTGATTCTTTGACag ATGACCAACAACTGAGAATATTAGAGTTGAATTCGTGGCAGTTACTCAGATTACTTCAAGTACAGATACCTGGTTTATCTTGTGGAAGTTTGTCATGTGATGTACTCAGCAATGATCAGTGGCCGGGGATCACCGAATGCAATGGTAGCTATGAGGAGATGCTTTGTTGCTTGTTTGCAAATGCTGTTGTTCTGCACAAATCATGGAAGTCTAAAAGAATCTCTCG GTCTAATAGTGGGGATGAGTATCACATGACTGTTTTGGCATATGATAATTTTCTAGGCGCTGCAAGCAAGTGGTTATCAGGAAGAGCGACTTAT AAACCTGCTGGAGTACTTATTGCTGGAGTTGCTGCAATGGTCTTCTCATGCTTGGTATTCATAGGGCTTCTTTTTCGGCTGGACCAAGAAGTTTACCCCTGCAAAGTTCGTCATCTTTCTGACGTGAAGGACATTGTGCTTAAGTGCCATTTTGATGAGACTTATGTTTTGGCTATCATCTTCATACTTGTTTTGAGTATGGGATCTAGTTCTATGGTTGAGGAAGAGCAATATATATGGCATTTCTTAACATCCACATTTTATTTGGTTTTACTCCGCAAAGCAGTTCAGTCCCTTATAGCAAGAACCAgacaaaatttgttttccttgATTAAAGAACAAAACAGAAGCAGCTATATTCAAGTATCTTCTATTATTCTTATTCTCATTACTGGGAGGATTATGAGAGGATGGCATCAGGGTGGTGTTAACTGGGCTCATCTTCCGGACATTTCAAAGTGGCTTGAGCAAGCAGGAAGATGTTATGTAAAATCTATTCAGCTGGTTTCATGGGTTCTCATAATGAGCTTAGGCGTATATTCTCTTTTTTCATTGCAGTCAAAGAAATATTCTGCTATGGTTATTGGACTCACATTTCTAGTCCCAGGGGCGTTGGTTATGCAACATATCATAGAATACCAGGATACTTCATTTGCAGCATCGAGTTCTGGTTCTAACTCAACGGTGCAAATAATTTATACACTTCTAGGGGTTTCCACACTAGGGACTTTTTTTGGCGTACCTTGGCTAATGCCAGTTCCAAGCCCCAAGATCTTATCGGTCCATACTGGTAGCTTGTCAAGTAATTTTCTTGCTGATCTCAGAATGAAGTTTTTAGTTGTGGGATTTAGAGATTCTATATATGTCATTGGTTGGGCATACATACATTATTGGTGCCTTCTACAGCTGTTGCTACAACAACCTACAAATTCAATGCCTGTATTATTTCTCCTTGTGCAAATTCTGGCCAGTATGTATTATTGTTCTAAAGGTGGGATATATCTCAAGCAGTGGGTTGAG GTTGCTGGACTATACTATTTGGGACTGGCGGGGCATTTTGCTCTTG GGCATTTCAAGCCACTCCACATTGCTTTCTGGCATCTTAATGTTCATAATCACTTATGCATCTCCCATGCTAGCGCTTCTTAG